A single Eremothecium sinecaudum strain ATCC 58844 chromosome VIII, complete sequence DNA region contains:
- the PUT7 gene encoding Put7p (Syntenic homolog of Ashbya gossypii AGR282W; Syntenic homolog of Saccharomyces cerevisiae YLR283W) — MYLLGSSFARLPIAKGFRSVRGLRLSATTRFQTHFPKYNNLTGSDIISSGNPTGAKANNDNKNAEENANTDDITSYFNKLPEKLILEGYGMSQTTAENQLDTQRFYTILTESGFTSKQSNLIIQLLLALLQEEFFYNYNTTFLRKMELENQSYLFNAAESELRYSIYTSREVALNELNLQLMKLDRELNLTRDDLNELIINLLKKDSRVDFNDYKSENTLLHRDINIRLEGCNNMVGTRIIGQIKPEVEGLRWQITRSGLFALLFLVFFVMSGVSITRRIAAEHEKQSEVILHTRKPEHIEEEEVRSG; from the coding sequence ATGTATTTATTGGGTTCAAGTTTTGCCAGGCTACCTATTGCAAAGGGATTTAGGTCGGTGAGAGGACTACGTTTATCTGCAACAACTAGATTTCAGACACACTTCCCTAAATATAATAATCTTACTGGTTCTGATATTATCTCCAGTGGCAATCCCACTGGTGCTAAGGCGAATAATGACAATAAAAACGCTGAAGAGAACGCTAACACTGATGATATAACAAGTTATTTTAATAAGTTACCCGAGAAGCTTATTCTAGAAGGTTACGGGATGTCGCAAACTACAGCTGAGAACCAATTGGATACCCAACGTTTTTATACTATCCTGACCGAAAGTGGGTTTACGAGTAAGCAGTCCAATTTGATCATCCAATTGTTGCTGGCTCTGCTTCAAGAGGAGTTCTTTTACAACTACAATACTACTTTCCTGAGGAAAATGGAGCTAGAAAACCAAAGCTATCTATTCAATGCAGCTGAATCAGAACTTCGCTACTCCATATATACATCGCGTGAGGTCGCACTAAATGAGCTAAATTTACAATTGATGAAACTGGACCGAGAGTTGAATTTAACTCGTGATGACTTAAACGAACTCATTATAAACTTGCtaaaaaaagattcaagAGTGGACTTTAACGATTATAAGTCCGAGAACACTCTTTTGCATCGAGATATCAATATCCGTCTTGAGGGCTGCAATAACATGGTTGGTACAAGGATAATAGGACAAATAAAACCCGAGGTCGAGGGTCTCAGATGGCAAATTACGCGGAGCGGGCTGTTCGCACTATTATTTCTGGTGTTCTTTGTGATGAGCGGTGTCTCGATAACGAGGAGGATCGCTGCTGAACATGAGAAGCAGAGCGAGGTGATTTTACACACTAGAAAGCCCGAACACATAGAAGAGGAGGAAGTTCGAAGCGGCTAA
- a CDS encoding uncharacterized protein (Syntenic homolog of Ashbya gossypii AGR280C; Syntenic homolog of Saccharomyces cerevisiae YLR278C) produces MGRPSKEVSQEKIQRFQIELELAGKDADLLLKDKKGRSRSCLLCQRRKQKCDHKIPSCTACLKAAVRCIQPAKYGSSAGYNSHGSGDGGVPRQRDNSMDLETRGIKQWSEAKIGDVKPGGFTANQKVPATKDDSDKKSTVGNGDTKNAKSGKDEYTLFLEKKLVYLEKLLNLSPDSMSYKNKLANYKMISQFLQTENMTKYEELLFSQNHRDHIALEDATPSTKQQSVPYSKDGDVFFTNLPRILGSVECSKSFLMKYNLKDFILVEPILELEEAQSRTFLETYFTKIQFKYPLLEEEEIYQCHTEYVLKNRPSRSTAEFHFICGRMWLVFSLAASLNMGNGKDSGALPGRCFSTALRHIIHCGANLTYVQKVETMTLLVLYLIRTDRDSAGLYEIIKDAIDLCKNKLHLHKKQSGDVFANKKLRLFWSVYLLERMICVALGRPYTISESEIELPVFDEDIFKPNNTNYNIKSKPNVHFINQSIHLRRLESKFVETLQIIPQSADAEGKAQLSREKLSQDFPLVSSFFRDLETWVSNCPSSKIRSYEFETLEFYYFRSLRLLVQPYLELLDPNDRLFRACQHAAGQICQKYKMFHQKSMYGSSTPAVHNVFVAGVTLIYCMWLTKNHDDEYCRRLGGDYKHTRPLATASLFTTMDALKACSVCLYVMAERSQFAILFRDTFDQLVNVTIGNLIERCGPDSSGLTYIAPSASHHERNRYSSQAEATSANSSTAIVSGNIKREIERLPSAMTGTFANVHVGHNTSQPEVEDQNTSKRKRNILQMAQVPKSLSQLMTNVASGKLTGFQNLSDDSQKHPVIKEELNNQTLFHESHPQYTVKKSATPTELDREVFEQQGLFQQRCVKKNIQPYLSTSHSCNPCGSFPHIPVGNSLKRRRSLGPTKKDNEGTHRNNDDKTTRQDVNDDKKNNRITKFNINTEMKENNNTSIKNDTIKTGNGNNNGYPPKKPREGPPPNKSHEHQVLIHQQGHQQSQQQQASSFDNYIGEHVTSTVLNGTDQRIHSGPAINAMFQPTLEPLSSQNPGNNGIAFNNGTHNMINNISAWTSDYVIDFLNNPKGMVPLATHQRLHSQDSSSASNPTNIQHTHQKIAPISNRDNSSHAPSAGQWRSPSSLTEPGAENSWHQGQHHSGQHGAQHQANIDAFWNVSIEDFWTGNDDYDFLT; encoded by the coding sequence ATGGGACGCCCTTCTAAAGAAGTAAGTCAGGAGAAAATCCAGCGCTTTCAAATAGAACTTGAGCTTGCGGGAAAGGATGCAGATTTATTGCTGAAGGATAAGAAGGGTAGATCAAGATCGTGTTTACTTTGTCAACGACGAAAGCAGAAATGTGACCACAAGATCCCTAGTTGCACTGCTTGTTTGAAAGCTGCTGTGCGATGCATTCAACCTGCTAAATATGGATCAAGTGCGGGTTATAATAGCCATGGTTCTGGGGATGGCGGTGTACCGAGGCAACGGGATAATTCAATGGATTTAGAGACACGAGGAATAAAGCAATGGTCGGAGGCAAAAATAGGTGATGTTAAACCCGGGGGGTTTACGGCTAATCAAAAGGTGCCCGCCACCAAAGATGATTCAGATAAAAAAAGTACCGTTGGAAATGGAGATACCAAAAACGCGAAGAGTGGGAAAGATGAATATACTCTTTTCCTCGAGAAAAAACTAGTTTACCTGGAGAAGTTACTTAATCTTTCTCCAGATTCGATGTCATATAAGAATAAGCTGGCGAACTATAAAATGATCTCGCAATTTCTACAGACTGAAAATATGACAAAGTACGAGGAGCTGTTATTTTCGCAAAATCATCGCGACCATATAGCTTTGGAGGACGCGACGCCTTCAACGAAACAGCAGAGTGTGCCGTACTCTAAGGACGGTGATGTTTTCTTTACGAATCTGCCTCGAATATTGGGGTCTGTTGAATGTTCCAAGAGTTTCCTTATGAAATATAACCTGAAGGACTTTATTTTAGTCGAGCCTATATTAGAATTAGAAGAAGCTCAGTCGCGGACTTTCTTAGAGACTTATTTTACGAAAATTCAATTTAAATACCCTTTACTTGAGGAGGAGGAGATCTATCAGTGTCACACTGAGTACGTGTTAAAAAACCGCCCTTCGCGGTCAACTGCTGAGTTCCATTTTATATGTGGAAGAATGTGGCTTGTTTTCAGTTTAGCTGCTTCGCTTAATATGGGTAATGGTAAGGATAGCGGTGCGTTGCCCGGACGTTGTTTTTCCACTGCTCTTCGTCACATTATTCACTGTGGTGCGAATTTAACGTACGTACAGAAGGTAGAGACAATGACCTTGCTTGTTTTGTACTTAATTCGAACAGATCGGGACTCAGCGGGTTTGTACGAGATAATAAAAGATGCTATTGATCTTTGCAAGAACAAATTGCATTTGCATAAGAAACAGTCTGGAGATGTATTTGCAAACAAGAAATTAAGACTCTTTTGGTCAGTTTATTTGCTTGAAAGAATGATATGCGTGGCACTAGGTAGGCCTTACACAATTAGTGAATCTGAAATTGAGCTTCCTGTCTTTGATGAAGATATTTTTAAGCCAAATAACACCAACTACAACATCAAATCAAAGCCTAATGTCCATTTCATTAACCAGTCAATTCATTTGCGCCGTCTTGAATCCAAATTTGTTGAAACATTACAGATAATTCCCCAGTCGGCTGATGCGGAGGGTAAAGCTCAACTATCTAGGGAGAAATTATCACAGGATTTCCCCTTAGTTAGTTCGTTCTTTCGAGATTTGGAAACGTGGGTGTCCAACTGTCCCAGTTCTAAGATTCGAAGTTACGAGTTTGAAACCTTGGAATTTTACTATTTTCGATCTCTGCGACTTTTGGTCCAACCATACTTAGAGTTACTAGATCCTAATGATCGTTTATTTCGCGCATGTCAACATGCGGCTGGTCAAATATGTCAGAAATACAAAATGTTTCATCAAAAATCCATGTACGGATCTTCCACCCCTGCAGTTCACAATGTTTTTGTTGCAGGTGTGACGTTGATTTATTGTATGTGGCTTACCAAAAATCATGATGATGAGTACTGCCGTAGACTAGGTGGAGACTACAAACATACAAGGCCATTGGCTACTGCGTCCTTATTTACCACAATGGATGCGCTCAAAGCGTGTTCGGTCTGTTTATACGTAATGGCGGAAAGATCACAGTTTGCAATTCTTTTTAGAGATACTTTTGACCAGTTGGTGAATGTTACAATTGGTAATCTAATAGAGCGGTGTGGGCCGGACTCTAGTGGATTGACATATATTGCACCTTCAGCTTCACACCACGAGCGTAACCGATATTCATCTCAAGCAGAAGCTACATCAGCAAATAGTTCTACTGCTATTGTCAGTGGCAACATTAAGCGCGAAATTGAAAGGTTGCCATCAGCTATGACAGGAACGTTTGCAAATGTGCACGTAGGTCACAATACTTCACAGCCGGAAGTTGAGGATCAAAATACCAGCAAAAGAAAACGAAATATCCTACAGATGGCTCAAGTGCCGAAGTCTTTGTCCCAGTTAATGACCAATGTAGCTTCTGGAAAGCTCACTGGCTTTCAAAATCTGTCGGATGACTCTCAAAAGCACCCAGTGATAAAAGAAGAACTGAACAATCAAACTCTCTTTCATGAAAGCCATCCCCAATACACTGTAAAGAAGTCTGCGACGCCTACCGAACTTGATCGTGAAGTATTTGAACAGCAAGGGCTGTTCCAGCAGAGGTGTGTCAAAAAGAATATACAACCTTACCTGTCAACTTCGCATAGTTGTAATCCATGTGGCTCATTTCCTCATATACCTGTTGGTAACAGCCTGAAGCGGAGAAGATCCCTTGGACCTACCAAAAAAGATAACGAAGGGACTCATAGAAataatgatgataaaaCTACCAGACAAGATGTTaatgatgataaaaaaaataatCGCATTACCAAGTTCAATATTAACACTGAGATGAAGGAAAACAATAACACCAGTATTAAAAATGATACCATTAAAACTGGCAATGGAAATAATAATGGTTATCCACCTAAAAAGCCCCGCGAAGGCCCACCTCCTAATAAAAGTCATGAACATCAGGTTCTTATTCACCAACAAGGTCATCAGCAAAGTCAGCAGCAACAGGCATCGTCGTTTGACAACTATATAGGAGAGCATGTGACTTCTACAGTTTTAAATGGCACCGATCAACGTATCCATAGTGGTCCAGCAATTAATGCCATGTTCCAGCCAACATTGGAGCCCCTATCCTCGCAAAACCCTGGGAATAATGGCATCGCTTTTAACAATGGGACACACAACATGATAAACAATATCTCAGCATGGACCAGCGACTATGTCATAGACTTTTTAAACAATCCCAAAGGGATGGTCCCCTTAGCAACGCATCAACGCTTACATTCTCAAgattcttcttctgctaGCAACCCCACCAATATTCAGCATACGCATCAAAAAATCGCCCCAATTTCAAACAGAGATAATAGTTCTCATGCCCC
- the RSO55 gene encoding Rso55p (Syntenic homolog of Ashbya gossypii AGR281C; Syntenic homolog of Saccharomyces cerevisiae YLR281C): protein MLRFLHSMPSACHLNLRCFHLTCATFIKRTKLPPRPKWTPELENEVQEKFLHGGSGAGGQKINKCNSKVQLQHIPSGLIVECQETRSREQNRHIARKKLAHKIAIWKNGGNPIERDVALVELARKSKQAKTRKSRGKHRQIQENILAEKRKQDEEDKKLIKQLLSGESGDTGAHNSSL from the coding sequence ATGTTAAGATTTTTGCATTCTATGCCATCAGCCTGCCACCTAAACTTACGCTGTTTCCATCTTACATGCGCAACGTTCATAAAGAGAACCAAACTTCCTCCACGACCTAAGTGGACTCCTGAACTTGAGAATGAGGTTCAAGAGAAGTTTCTGCATGGTGGCAGTGGTGCTGGAGGCCAGAAAATCAATAAATGTAACAGTAAGGTACAGTTACAACACATTCCAAGCGGGCTGATAGTGGAATGCCAAGAGACCCGGAGCCGGGAACAAAACAGACATATTGCCAGAAAGAAGCTTGCACATAAGATTGCGATTTGGAAGAATGGTGGAAACCCTATTGAGAGGGATGTAGCCCTAGTGGAACTTGCTCGGAAGTCTAAGCAGGCAAAGACGCGAAAGAGCAGAGGTAAACATAGGCAGATTCAGGAGAACATATTGGCAGAAAAGCGGAAGCAGGACGAGGAAGATAAAAAGTTGATAAAGCAGCTATTATCAGGTGAATCGGGCGACACTGGTGCTCATAATTCGTCGCTATAA